From Neisseria musculi, the proteins below share one genomic window:
- the ilvB gene encoding biosynthetic-type acetolactate synthase large subunit, with translation MQLSGAQILVQSLKAEGVEYVFGYPGGAVLEIYDALFQLNKFKHILVRHEQAAVHAADAYARTSGKVGVALVTSGPGATNALTGIATAYSDSIPIVVIAGQVATPAIGTDAFQEVDTVGITRPCVKHNFLVTDINELTVTIKKAFQIAASGRPGPVVVDIPKDVTQAMAKFSYPQEDIFIRSYQPVTQGHTGQIKKAVQILASAKRPLVYFGGGVVLGNAHQELIDLVRLTGAPCTGTLMGLGAYPSSDRRFLGMLGMHGTYEANLAMQNADVVVAVGARFDDRVVSVPAKFLEKSKKIIHIDIDPSSIAKRVRVDVPIVGDVKNVLSEMVCLWKKQELAVTPAALEKWWQTLEAWRSRNCLWFDNDCEIIKPQYVVQKLAEVTRNSAIITSDVGQHQMFTAQYYPFERPRQWLNSGGLGTMGVGLPYAMGAKLAAPDQDVFCITGEGSIQMNIQELSTCFQYRIPVNIVTLNNGYLGMVRQWQELYYSNRESETYFDSLPDFVKLSEAYGHVGIRVDKKSDVEGALREAVRLKERLVFLDFITDKKQNVFPMVGNGKGLDEMVLPPHMRQTPEDSDVNDVRDRDYDTRSVP, from the coding sequence ATGCAGTTATCAGGTGCACAAATACTCGTGCAGAGTCTGAAGGCTGAGGGCGTGGAATACGTTTTCGGCTATCCCGGCGGCGCGGTTCTCGAAATCTACGATGCGCTTTTCCAGCTCAATAAATTCAAACATATTTTGGTCCGCCACGAACAGGCGGCAGTTCACGCGGCAGATGCCTATGCGCGCACCAGCGGCAAAGTGGGCGTGGCGCTGGTTACTTCCGGCCCGGGCGCAACCAATGCCCTGACCGGCATCGCCACTGCTTATTCGGATTCCATTCCCATCGTAGTGATTGCCGGCCAGGTGGCAACACCGGCCATCGGCACCGATGCATTTCAAGAGGTAGACACGGTAGGCATCACCCGCCCCTGCGTGAAACACAATTTTCTGGTAACCGACATCAACGAGCTGACCGTTACCATCAAAAAAGCTTTTCAGATTGCCGCCAGCGGCCGCCCCGGCCCGGTGGTGGTGGATATTCCCAAAGACGTTACCCAGGCGATGGCAAAATTCAGCTATCCGCAGGAAGATATTTTTATCCGCTCCTACCAGCCTGTTACACAGGGCCATACCGGCCAAATCAAAAAAGCCGTGCAGATACTCGCTTCGGCCAAACGCCCGCTGGTGTATTTCGGCGGCGGCGTGGTACTGGGCAATGCGCATCAAGAGCTTATCGATTTGGTACGTTTAACCGGTGCGCCCTGCACCGGCACGTTGATGGGGCTGGGCGCCTACCCTTCGAGCGACCGCCGGTTTCTCGGCATGCTGGGTATGCACGGCACTTATGAAGCCAATTTGGCGATGCAGAATGCCGATGTGGTGGTAGCCGTGGGCGCACGTTTCGATGACCGCGTGGTATCGGTGCCTGCCAAATTCTTGGAAAAATCCAAAAAAATCATTCATATCGATATCGACCCCTCAAGCATCGCCAAGCGTGTGCGGGTGGATGTACCGATTGTGGGCGATGTGAAAAACGTGCTGTCCGAAATGGTGTGCCTGTGGAAAAAGCAGGAGCTGGCGGTTACGCCCGCTGCCCTTGAAAAATGGTGGCAAACCCTCGAAGCATGGCGCAGCCGCAACTGTTTGTGGTTTGATAACGACTGCGAAATCATCAAACCGCAATATGTGGTGCAGAAACTGGCCGAAGTTACCCGAAATTCGGCCATCATCACTTCGGATGTAGGCCAACACCAAATGTTTACCGCGCAATATTATCCGTTTGAGCGTCCGCGCCAATGGCTCAATTCGGGCGGTTTGGGCACGATGGGCGTGGGGCTGCCCTATGCCATGGGTGCCAAGCTGGCCGCGCCCGATCAAGATGTGTTCTGCATCACCGGCGAAGGCTCTATCCAAATGAATATCCAAGAGCTTTCCACCTGCTTCCAATACCGCATTCCGGTTAACATTGTTACCCTCAACAATGGTTATCTCGGCATGGTGCGCCAATGGCAGGAGCTTTATTACAGCAACCGTGAATCCGAAACCTATTTTGATTCGCTGCCCGACTTTGTCAAACTTTCCGAAGCCTACGGCCATGTGGGTATCCGCGTAGATAAAAAATCCGATGTAGAGGGCGCGCTGCGCGAGGCGGTAAGGCTGAAAGAGCGCCTGGTATTTCTCGATTTCATTACCGACAAAAAACAAAACGTGTTCCCGATGGTAGGCAACGGCAAAGGTTTGGACGAAATGGTGCTGCCGCCGCATATGCGCCAAACGCCTGAAGATTCCGATGTAAACGATGTGAGAGACCGTGATTACGACACAAGGAGCGTGCCATAA
- the ilvN gene encoding acetolactate synthase small subunit: protein MRHILSILMENESGAMSRVVGLFSARDYNIDSLAVAATEDKTLSRMTIVTHGNDTVLEQITKQLNKLVEVVKVVDLNESRFVERELMLVKLRALGKDRDEFLRLAEIYRGSVVDVTDKTYTVEITGSSDKLDSFLETVGKAAILETVRTGAAGIGRGERILRI from the coding sequence ATGCGACATATTTTATCTATCCTGATGGAAAACGAATCAGGCGCGATGAGCCGCGTGGTGGGCTTGTTTTCAGCCCGCGACTACAACATCGATTCATTGGCCGTGGCGGCCACCGAAGACAAAACCCTCTCGCGCATGACCATCGTAACCCACGGCAACGACACTGTTTTGGAGCAGATCACCAAACAGCTCAACAAGCTGGTCGAAGTGGTAAAAGTGGTGGATTTGAACGAAAGCCGCTTCGTAGAGCGCGAGCTGATGCTGGTAAAGCTGCGCGCCTTGGGCAAAGACCGTGATGAATTTCTGCGCCTGGCCGAAATCTACCGCGGCAGCGTGGTGGACGTTACCGACAAAACCTACACAGTCGAAATCACCGGCTCCAGCGACAAATTAGACTCGTTTTTAGAAACCGTAGGCAAAGCCGCGATTCTCGAAACCGTGCGCACCGGTGCCGCAGGCATCGGCAGGGGCGAGCGGATTTTAAGAATTTAA
- a CDS encoding putative quinol monooxygenase, producing the protein MQPVKIAATIVVKPEYRQELHGVFGQLVSASRREAGNLRYDLHQDIENPDRVVFFEIWQSQAAVDEHGQSAHFQNFLKAIEGKTESVSIVLMSDISDNADR; encoded by the coding sequence ATGCAGCCCGTTAAAATTGCCGCCACCATTGTGGTCAAACCCGAATACCGCCAAGAGCTTCACGGCGTGTTTGGGCAACTGGTATCGGCCAGCCGCCGAGAAGCGGGCAACCTGCGTTACGACCTGCACCAAGACATCGAAAACCCCGACCGCGTGGTGTTTTTCGAAATCTGGCAATCTCAGGCGGCGGTGGACGAACACGGCCAAAGCGCGCATTTTCAAAATTTTCTCAAAGCCATCGAAGGCAAAACCGAAAGCGTCAGCATTGTGCTGATGAGCGATATTTCCGATAACGCCGACCGATAA
- the ilvC gene encoding ketol-acid reductoisomerase: MQVYYDKDADLSLIKGKTVAVIGYGSQGHAHAANLKDSGVNVVIGLRAGSSWNKAVAAGHDVRSVADAVKAADVVMILLPDETQPFVYRNEIAPNLKDGAALAFAHGFNIHYNQIVPPQNIDVIMVAPKGPGHTVRSEYLKGGGVPTLIAVHQDHSGKARDIALSYAAANGGTKGGVIETNFREETETDLFGEQAVLCGGAVELVKCGFETLVEAGYAPEMAYFECLHELKLIVDLMYEGGIANMNYSISNNAEYGEYVTGPEVITPATKEAMKKALYRIQSGEYAKMFIQEGAANYASMTARRRLNADHPIEKVGAQLRSMMPWIAKNKLVDLDKN, translated from the coding sequence ATGCAAGTTTATTACGACAAAGACGCCGACCTCTCCCTCATCAAAGGCAAAACCGTAGCCGTTATCGGCTACGGCTCGCAAGGCCACGCCCATGCGGCCAACCTGAAAGATTCGGGCGTGAACGTGGTCATCGGCCTGCGCGCAGGCAGCTCATGGAACAAAGCCGTTGCCGCCGGACACGATGTGCGCAGCGTAGCCGATGCCGTCAAAGCCGCCGATGTGGTGATGATTCTGCTGCCGGACGAAACCCAGCCTTTTGTTTATCGAAACGAAATCGCCCCCAACCTGAAAGACGGCGCCGCCCTGGCATTCGCCCACGGCTTCAATATCCACTACAACCAAATCGTGCCGCCCCAAAACATCGATGTGATTATGGTTGCCCCCAAAGGCCCCGGCCACACCGTGCGCAGCGAATACCTCAAAGGCGGCGGCGTGCCCACCCTGATTGCCGTTCACCAAGACCACTCCGGCAAAGCCCGCGACATCGCCCTCTCTTACGCCGCAGCCAACGGCGGCACCAAAGGCGGCGTGATTGAAACCAACTTCCGCGAAGAAACCGAAACCGACCTGTTCGGCGAACAGGCCGTGTTGTGCGGCGGCGCGGTAGAGCTGGTGAAATGCGGCTTCGAAACCCTGGTTGAAGCCGGCTATGCCCCCGAAATGGCCTATTTCGAGTGCCTGCACGAGCTGAAACTGATTGTGGATTTGATGTATGAAGGCGGCATTGCCAACATGAACTACTCGATTTCCAACAATGCCGAATACGGCGAATACGTTACCGGCCCCGAAGTGATCACGCCCGCCACCAAAGAAGCGATGAAAAAAGCACTCTACCGCATCCAAAGCGGCGAATACGCCAAAATGTTTATTCAGGAAGGCGCCGCCAACTACGCCAGCATGACCGCCCGCCGCCGCCTGAATGCCGACCACCCCATCGAAAAAGTGGGCGCGCAACTGCGCAGCATGATGCCGTGGATTGCCAAAAACAAACTGGTGGATCTGGACAAAAACTAA
- the dapC gene encoding succinyldiaminopimelate transaminase has protein sequence MNPLLNTLQPYPFARLREALAGIHPPAGVVPVPLHIGEPKHPAPVVITDALTAALPELEQYPLSAGLPELRQACADWAARRYGGLQLNPETEILPVLGSREALFAFAQVVLEHVSDGPKPAVVCPNPFYQIYEGAALLGGGEIHFANCRAPRFLPDWSQVPQAVWQRTRLVFVCSPGNPSGSVMQLGDWAELFALQERYGFVIASDECYSEIYFGGNRPIGGLQAARQLGRSNKGIVMFTSLSKRSNVPGLRSGFVAGDAGLLKAFLLYRTYHGSAMSIPVQRASTAAWNDEAHVVENRRLYQEKFDKVLPILQTAFDVRLPDASFYIWLKVPGGDDLAFTKTLWQQAAVQVLPGRFLARDTGHGNPGAGYVRIALVADVETCVKAAQTMAALYRR, from the coding sequence ATGAATCCGTTACTTAACACCCTGCAACCTTACCCATTTGCCCGCTTGCGCGAAGCCCTGGCCGGCATTCATCCTCCCGCCGGTGTTGTGCCCGTGCCGCTGCACATCGGCGAACCCAAACACCCCGCGCCTGTCGTGATTACCGATGCGCTCACCGCCGCTCTGCCCGAGCTTGAACAATACCCTTTGTCGGCCGGGCTGCCCGAGCTGCGCCAAGCCTGTGCCGATTGGGCGGCACGCCGCTACGGCGGCCTGCAGCTCAACCCCGAAACCGAAATCCTGCCCGTGCTCGGCAGCCGAGAAGCGCTGTTTGCCTTTGCCCAAGTGGTGCTCGAGCATGTTTCAGACGGCCCCAAGCCCGCTGTGGTCTGCCCCAATCCGTTTTATCAGATTTACGAAGGCGCCGCCCTGCTCGGCGGCGGCGAAATTCATTTTGCCAACTGCCGCGCCCCGCGTTTTCTGCCCGACTGGAGCCAGGTGCCGCAAGCCGTTTGGCAGCGCACCAGGCTGGTGTTTGTGTGTTCGCCCGGCAACCCAAGCGGCAGCGTGATGCAGCTTGGCGATTGGGCGGAACTCTTCGCCCTGCAGGAGCGCTACGGTTTCGTTATTGCTTCTGACGAATGCTATTCTGAAATCTATTTCGGCGGCAACCGGCCCATCGGTGGTTTGCAGGCCGCACGGCAGCTCGGCCGCAGCAACAAGGGCATCGTGATGTTTACCAGCCTGTCCAAACGCTCCAACGTGCCCGGCCTGCGTTCCGGCTTCGTGGCGGGCGATGCCGGGTTGCTCAAAGCCTTTTTGCTCTACCGGACCTATCACGGCAGTGCCATGAGCATTCCCGTCCAACGCGCCAGCACCGCTGCTTGGAACGATGAAGCACACGTTGTCGAAAACCGCCGCCTGTATCAGGAAAAATTCGACAAAGTGCTGCCTATCCTGCAAACCGCTTTTGATGTGCGCCTGCCTGATGCTTCGTTTTATATTTGGCTGAAAGTGCCGGGCGGCGACGATTTGGCCTTTACCAAAACGCTGTGGCAGCAGGCCGCCGTCCAAGTGTTGCCCGGCCGCTTTCTGGCGCGGGATACCGGACACGGCAATCCGGGTGCAGGCTATGTGCGCATCGCGCTGGTGGCAGATGTGGAAACCTGTGTGAAAGCGGCGCAAACCATGGCGGCACTCTACCGCCGCTAA
- a CDS encoding protein MIGRI translates to MIGRILRIVFLIALVALVVHRLFGRKQKRALHEIVQISAWVFLAAALAVLGWYVSGAVR, encoded by the coding sequence ATGATAGGCCGCATTTTACGCATTGTGTTTTTGATTGCACTGGTTGCTTTGGTGGTGCACCGCCTGTTTGGCCGTAAACAGAAACGCGCCCTGCACGAAATCGTGCAAATCAGTGCATGGGTGTTTCTGGCAGCGGCACTGGCGGTGTTGGGGTGGTATGTGTCGGGCGCGGTGAGGTAG
- the metX gene encoding homoserine O-succinyltransferase MetX — MTDKTDVWIVTPQKIAFETPLALQNGQTLPRFDLMVETYGTLNADKSNAVLVCHALSGNHHVAGRHSPHDKHPGWWDTMVGPGKPIDTGRFFVVGVNNLGGCHGSTGPLSTNPETGGEYGADFPVVTVKDWVQSQARLADYFGIRQWAAVAGGSLGGMQALQWAVDFPRRVRHALVIASATRLSAQNIAFNDIARQAIITDPDFHNGHYRRHGTIPRRGLRIARMMGHITYLAEQSLGRKFGRNMHAEGYRYSYDVEFEVESYLRYQGDKFAERFDANTYLRMTKALDYFAPAAEFGNDLTAALKTVQAKFFVAGFSSDWRFAPARSRALVKHLVKAGKNVQYIEIESHHGHDAFLMADEPYLCAVRTYMDNIARECCRD, encoded by the coding sequence ATGACCGACAAAACCGATGTTTGGATTGTAACCCCGCAGAAAATCGCGTTTGAAACGCCGCTTGCCCTGCAAAACGGGCAAACCCTGCCGCGCTTCGATCTGATGGTCGAAACCTACGGCACGCTCAATGCAGATAAATCCAACGCCGTATTGGTCTGCCACGCCCTTTCGGGCAACCACCACGTTGCCGGCCGCCACTCGCCCCACGACAAACACCCCGGCTGGTGGGACACCATGGTCGGCCCCGGCAAGCCCATCGATACCGGCCGCTTTTTTGTGGTGGGGGTAAACAACCTCGGCGGCTGCCACGGCAGCACCGGCCCCTTGAGTACCAACCCTGAAACCGGCGGAGAATACGGTGCCGATTTCCCCGTGGTAACGGTAAAAGACTGGGTACAGAGCCAGGCACGACTGGCCGATTATTTCGGCATCCGACAATGGGCGGCGGTTGCAGGCGGCAGCTTGGGCGGAATGCAGGCCCTGCAATGGGCGGTAGACTTTCCCCGGCGCGTGCGCCATGCGCTGGTGATTGCCTCGGCTACCCGTCTTTCTGCCCAAAATATCGCCTTCAACGACATCGCCCGCCAAGCCATCATCACCGACCCCGATTTCCACAACGGCCACTACCGCCGCCACGGCACCATTCCCCGCCGCGGCCTGCGCATTGCCCGCATGATGGGGCACATCACCTATCTGGCCGAACAAAGCCTGGGCAGAAAATTCGGCCGCAACATGCACGCCGAAGGCTATCGATACAGCTACGATGTTGAATTCGAAGTCGAATCCTACCTGCGCTATCAGGGCGACAAATTTGCCGAGCGCTTCGATGCCAACACCTATCTGCGCATGACCAAAGCGTTGGACTATTTCGCCCCCGCCGCCGAGTTCGGCAACGATTTGACCGCCGCCCTCAAAACCGTGCAGGCCAAATTTTTCGTGGCCGGCTTCAGCAGCGACTGGCGTTTTGCCCCCGCCCGCTCGCGCGCGCTGGTGAAACATTTGGTGAAGGCCGGCAAAAACGTGCAGTATATCGAAATAGAATCGCACCACGGCCACGATGCCTTTCTGATGGCAGACGAGCCTTATCTTTGCGCCGTGCGCACCTATATGGACAACATAGCCCGGGAGTGCTGCCGTGATTGA
- the metW gene encoding methionine biosynthesis protein MetW, with protein sequence MELRDDLQLIYDWIPAGSRVLDLGCGSGELLSALMRQKNCTGYGVEIDTEGVIASMSRGINVIQADLEQGLRDFDSGSFDVLVLSQTIQAMQNTETILQDLTRVARQAIVSFPNFGYWKNRLQIGLSGHMPVSERMPYQWYNTPNIHWCTLHDFDRLCAKNHIRVLERTVMTAGRRINILPNLLGSLAFYRVS encoded by the coding sequence ATTGAACTGCGCGATGATCTGCAATTGATTTACGACTGGATTCCCGCCGGCAGCCGCGTGCTGGATTTGGGCTGCGGCAGCGGCGAGCTGCTTTCTGCGCTGATGCGGCAGAAAAACTGCACCGGCTACGGCGTGGAAATCGACACCGAAGGCGTGATTGCCTCGATGTCGCGCGGCATCAACGTGATACAGGCCGATTTGGAGCAGGGGTTGCGCGATTTCGACAGCGGCAGCTTCGATGTTTTGGTACTGAGCCAAACCATACAGGCCATGCAGAACACCGAAACCATCCTGCAAGACCTCACCCGCGTGGCCCGGCAGGCCATCGTGTCGTTTCCCAATTTCGGCTACTGGAAAAACCGCCTGCAAATCGGCCTATCCGGGCATATGCCGGTGAGCGAACGCATGCCCTACCAATGGTATAACACGCCCAATATCCACTGGTGTACGCTGCACGATTTCGACCGCCTGTGCGCCAAAAACCATATCCGCGTGCTCGAGCGCACGGTGATGACCGCCGGCAGGCGCATCAATATCCTGCCCAACCTGCTCGGCAGCCTGGCGTTTTACCGGGTGAGTTAG
- a CDS encoding lipoprotein signal peptidase has protein sequence MRRISVLCVSALWGTVRSPACLSDMFAPAALLRLELHPHLGAKVSYCDKYTSGRLKCFRRPLFDCLS, from the coding sequence CTGCGGCGCATTTCTGTGTTGTGCGTTTCTGCCCTTTGGGGTACTGTCCGCTCGCCTGCCTGTCTGTCTGATATGTTTGCGCCCGCTGCGCTGCTGCGCCTTGAACTGCATCCACATCTGGGGGCAAAGGTTTCATACTGTGATAAATACACTTCAGGCCGTCTGAAATGTTTCAGACGGCCTCTGTTTGATTGTTTGTCATAA
- the crcB gene encoding fluoride efflux transporter CrcB: MFANFSAIVAGTAFGTLLRYAFGLWFAGTASWFAFGTLAANWTGAYLIGLIAALLDCFPALSPNWRLLLITGFLGSLTTFSGFSLEIIGMLQAQRWGAVLAVVLLHLLGSLLLAALGLATVQLFR, from the coding sequence ATGTTTGCCAATTTTTCCGCCATCGTTGCAGGCACCGCATTCGGCACATTGCTGCGCTACGCGTTCGGCCTATGGTTTGCGGGCACGGCTTCGTGGTTTGCGTTCGGCACGCTGGCGGCAAACTGGACGGGTGCTTATTTAATCGGCCTGATTGCCGCATTGCTGGACTGTTTCCCTGCGCTCAGCCCCAATTGGCGTTTGCTGCTGATCACCGGTTTTCTCGGCAGTCTCACTACTTTTTCTGGGTTTTCGCTGGAAATTATCGGTATGTTGCAAGCGCAGCGGTGGGGTGCTGTGCTGGCAGTGGTTTTGCTGCATTTGCTCGGCTCGCTGCTGCTGGCCGCTTTGGGCTTGGCAACGGTGCAGTTATTCCGCTGA
- the purE gene encoding 5-(carboxyamino)imidazole ribonucleotide mutase produces the protein MIQIGIIMGSSSDWPVMQQAAKILEAFGVAYEARVVSAHRTPDLMFEYAENARARGIKAIIAGAGGAAHLPGMVAAKTTVPVLGVPVPGRYLSGKDSLLSIVQMPKGIPVATFAIGGAGAANAALFAVAMLANESPGLAEQLEAFRRRQQAAVLAMELPAAE, from the coding sequence ATGATTCAAATCGGCATTATCATGGGCAGCAGCAGCGACTGGCCGGTGATGCAGCAGGCCGCAAAGATTTTGGAAGCGTTCGGCGTAGCTTATGAAGCCCGCGTGGTTTCCGCGCACCGCACTCCCGATTTAATGTTTGAATACGCCGAAAACGCGCGTGCGCGCGGCATCAAAGCCATTATTGCCGGCGCGGGCGGAGCAGCCCATCTGCCCGGCATGGTGGCGGCCAAAACCACCGTGCCGGTGTTGGGTGTGCCCGTGCCGGGCAGATATCTGAGCGGAAAAGATTCGTTGCTGTCTATCGTGCAGATGCCCAAAGGCATTCCTGTGGCCACGTTTGCCATCGGTGGGGCCGGTGCTGCCAACGCAGCTTTGTTTGCCGTGGCCATGCTGGCCAACGAAAGCCCCGGGCTGGCCGAACAACTCGAAGCCTTCCGCCGCCGTCAGCAGGCCGCCGTGCTGGCGATGGAGCTGCCTGCAGCGGAATAA
- a CDS encoding tetratricopeptide repeat protein — MPSKFPALLFCVFLLNACADMAASPAPATQSRPPQARIPYPEPDMQAQIHKLGIQTARLEQQIESLQTRVRQLERRPAARTAARSGSGAAAPADSARPVAGGYDHALRQYRSGNYAAAIALLRGADSGGNGSDDAREQMYLLLQSHQRMGNCESVINIGNRFAKRFRNNPQASEALFGVGSCQYRMQQQDIARDTWRKLIQTYPDSPAAKRAYAELKKR; from the coding sequence ATGCCTTCCAAATTTCCCGCCCTGCTGTTTTGCGTTTTTCTGCTCAATGCCTGCGCCGATATGGCCGCTTCTCCGGCTCCGGCAACCCAAAGTCGTCCGCCCCAAGCGCGTATTCCCTATCCCGAACCCGATATGCAGGCGCAAATCCATAAACTGGGCATTCAGACGGCCCGTTTGGAGCAGCAGATAGAAAGCCTGCAAACCCGTGTGCGTCAATTGGAACGCCGCCCTGCCGCCCGCACGGCCGCACGCAGCGGCAGCGGTGCAGCCGCCCCGGCAGACTCCGCCCGCCCCGTTGCCGGCGGATACGACCATGCCCTCAGGCAATACCGCAGCGGCAATTACGCCGCCGCCATTGCGCTGTTGCGCGGTGCCGACAGCGGCGGCAACGGCAGCGATGATGCCCGCGAGCAAATGTATCTGCTGCTGCAAAGCCACCAGCGCATGGGTAACTGCGAATCGGTGATCAATATCGGCAACCGCTTTGCCAAACGTTTCCGCAACAACCCCCAGGCATCTGAAGCCCTGTTCGGTGTCGGCTCGTGCCAATACCGTATGCAGCAGCAGGACATCGCCCGCGACACTTGGCGCAAACTGATTCAAACCTATCCCGACAGCCCGGCGGCCAAGCGCGCTTATGCCGAATTGAAAAAACGCTGA
- a CDS encoding class I SAM-dependent methyltransferase, which produces MSTHKHHISPQLAGYLNSIGEPEPPVLAALRRRMSGHRLGKMAVAPEQAALLTWLARLIRAEHYLEVGVFTGYSSTAMALVLPPEGTVTACDINVTFTDTARETWQAAGVAHKITLHLQPALLTLDDLIAAGRSGSYDIALIDADKPPTPQYYERCLQLVRSGGIIAIDNVLLGSRVLQPATADSPDAHAVLQAFNRNLPHDNRIIPITLPVGDGLTLLLKK; this is translated from the coding sequence ATGTCAACCCACAAACACCATATTTCCCCGCAGCTTGCCGGCTATCTGAACAGCATCGGCGAGCCCGAGCCGCCCGTTTTGGCCGCCCTGCGCCGCCGTATGTCCGGACACCGCTTGGGCAAAATGGCCGTTGCGCCCGAGCAGGCCGCGCTGCTCACATGGCTGGCGCGGCTGATTCGCGCCGAACATTATCTCGAAGTGGGCGTGTTTACCGGCTACAGCAGCACCGCTATGGCTTTGGTGCTGCCGCCCGAAGGCACCGTTACCGCCTGCGACATCAACGTTACTTTCACCGACACCGCCCGCGAAACTTGGCAGGCCGCAGGCGTGGCGCACAAAATCACCCTGCACCTGCAACCCGCGCTGCTCACGCTCGATGATTTAATCGCCGCAGGCCGCAGCGGCAGCTACGACATCGCCTTGATTGATGCCGACAAACCGCCCACCCCGCAATATTACGAGCGTTGTCTGCAACTGGTGCGCAGCGGCGGCATCATCGCTATCGACAATGTATTGCTCGGTTCACGCGTGCTGCAGCCTGCTACCGCCGACAGCCCCGATGCCCATGCCGTTTTACAGGCATTCAACCGCAACCTGCCGCACGATAACCGCATTATTCCCATCACGCTGCCCGTGGGCGACGGCCTTACCCTGTTGTTGAAAAAATAA
- a CDS encoding DUF3460 family protein, giving the protein MYHYQSEATRFLNDYIEKHPQEAQQRLKNRALLWDVELNPEEQAGYEAAKLPKKPYAYQPD; this is encoded by the coding sequence ATGTATCACTACCAATCCGAGGCCACCCGTTTTCTTAACGACTACATCGAAAAACACCCGCAAGAGGCTCAGCAACGCCTGAAAAACCGCGCCCTTTTGTGGGATGTGGAACTCAACCCCGAAGAACAGGCGGGCTATGAAGCGGCCAAACTGCCGAAAAAGCCCTACGCCTACCAGCCCGACTGA